A segment of the Necator americanus strain Aroian chromosome IV, whole genome shotgun sequence genome:
gggggtacgacaaggcgatactatatcgccgaagctgttcacggctgcattgcaatggataatgaaatcactatcctgggaagaaagaggcatacgtgttgatggaagatttctctcgaaccttcgtttcgcggacgacatcgttctcttttcgagcagtaccaatgaagcagaaacgatgctcaacgaattgaacgaagcaggtaagagaataggactacgaataaacagaaagaagacacagttcatgaagaacgcccactcaggagctcagctggatacggctcaaggacctcgtcaacgtcactcacgaagcttgagaacatcttggatgacaatggagagggaacgaaacgagtggaagagatgctggggcccgcacgttcagtgaagacgggccatctaagtatctaagtaagtatataaagacactaccgcttgtatacacataacatatctggctccctcttccttggctatttcatcctataatggccgaacattccaaccatattcgacacgtactcctttacgagttcgaatctggccaacccgttgctgaagcccatctaaacttaagtcaagtatttggcactgaagccccttctgagcggtctgtgcgcgccttgttccagcgcttcagagccggaaacaagaaagtCGAAGATGAGaatcgctctggtcgaccgactgcaatatcgttcggcgaactgaagaatctggcggagcagcatccatatgaagatGTGCAGTactttgctgccagtcttagCTGTTCGCTGTCTatcgtgagcaatggactgcgatctctctgaatggtgaaaaagctcggtcagcggctcccacatgcattgagcgacttcaaccgccaaagacgcaTGGaaatctgcactcagctgctctccagaagccgcagattcgattccattgtcactggagatgatgGTCCTCTatgtcaaccacacccacaaacgtgcgtggtgcgctgccgatgaaatgccggatcttttcgtgaaaggtgaaatccatgagaaaaaGGTCATactgagcgtctggtggggagttcatggaacctaccgtttcgaactgctgccgaggtctactgcgcccAATTGCAAAGACTGGctgacaagatccgcaaggagcacccgaagctcgacaacattcgcctgctgcacgataacgcgcgtCCTCACATCGCGgagaagacttcccagaaaattctggagctcggatgggaagttctacgcGCCCCACTGCCCAGACCTGGCCCCGAGCGAcaaccacctcttccgatcgcttcagcatcatctggaagagaagcgctacgatgatcgtgaccacctcgaaaatgaccttcggagtttcttcgcctccaagtcgccggatttccacgccaaaggaatccgtgattttttgagacgttggcagaagcttttcgatgttgatggagattatttcgtcgaataataaaatgttgttaaaaagttgtgttgttttgaaattttgccgtatttcggcagatactttccgaacaccctaatatttaattttatatttcagaAACACCAAAACATGTTCAGTCGTTGCATCCATTGTTCTTTGTAGTGAAAGTGTTTCACAAACCTATCACAATACAACACGTAGTATATGAAGTACATTAATGAATCCGAACCAGCACATGAGGCTGCACATGATGGACACTTCAATATCAAATGAAGAAGCACATCTAGCAAAGTATACCCTATCGATTTGGTCACAAAAGTAGGAATGAACGTGACACTGTTTGCCTGGCCGAACGGTCAATAGATACACAAATGTTGTGGCCgggcgtatccaggaggctaatggcGTCGATAACAACACCGCGCGACTCCTGACAGCGTCACACTCGCCGCAGTAGTCTGATCGcttggggaacggtaaagagggtgcCGGCGGATTCTACTTCGGATACCTCCGAAGCATTACGTATCCACTGGATATGTCGCTGGATACGCGACCATACCTCGATGAGgtcgcgctccagtcgttcatagagacccagacaaccgtcttagatgctcTTCTGGATGTAGAGGTGCATAGGACTACACAGTTATAAGGAAACATGCAAAGAAGAATGCtgtgagttgtcgaaattacagaataaattaaaaagaatgtaGTTAAAAGCACATATCATTTTGTGTGGTTCTGAAGTAAGAGGACAGGAATGGGTTTTGTGTAGATTTTACCTTTTGGAAGTCTAGAAATCCTATCAAATTAACTCTTTCTCATATAAGAGGTCGGAGATACAGAGGGTCCATCTATCCGGGAATAAATTAAGGTACAAAAAAACGTGGGGCTTGCAGGATAACGAAAGTCCTCATTCCcattacttttgaaagttgGAATGTTTCGTTTTTAACGAAATTGTTCATAATTAATTCGGAACTACTAGATGCACCTCTCTCTCTTATTTTACgggaggatttctcttgcttctggtacggaTACAGCATTGAGGTCACctcatatcacaaaattccagtggatGTTTCTAATAATCCACAACAATTTTGTAGCTTGTGAATCATAACCGAGCCGGTGACGCAGAGTATGATATTTAGCGGTACCTGCGCAGAGTCAGGTATTTAGGTAGTAACGAAGGGAAATCTCTTTCTCGCACCATGGTGATTGCTCTGGCAGGGCATGATcagggcatgctcgaaaaccCTCTTTACACACACCTTGATCGCTTCTCTTCTGTTATGTCTCGCTGATGCCCAGATGCATACACCTTCTTCTCCGCCCATTTCGCTGCGTACGACGCTATTacaatgcgtttttttttcgtcgccTCCACAGCTTCACGGTGCTCGCCACTAGTACACCCAACCTGTCGTATTGACTTATGCAGAGACTACATAGAAATGAAGTGATAAGAAGTAagatgtagaaaggagtttaaagaatctATGCAAAGTAAGGACACAAAGTCGCAGTACATACAATTGCTGCAGTTGGAAGTTGAACATTGAACTCGTTGAAGGACATTGTGACGAACATATACTTTTGTGCTGCAGGTTTATATAGAACAGATACGACGGAAAATATGTTAAATTATGGGATATGTGataatatatgcatgttagcACTTTTTCTGCATCatgtttttgttataatccttaCAAGTGTGGAGTTTGTCATGTGAGGTCAACTTAGATCACGCATACCACTCTTACCACTAAGAATATCACCATTTGGTGTGCTTCTGATGACATATCTTTCAAGTTAGAACTTGTTGCGTCAACTCGCTCTTCACTTCCCACTCCCTTCTAAATTCGCGAGTTCCTTCGCGAAGCGAACATGGCACGCACCGTTGCTTCGAAGCTACTAGGGAGAAGGGGTCTAGGTGATAGGGTCAGCAGTCAGCACTCAAAGTACTCGAAGCGAACAGTGGAGAACATTTCACTTCTTGAATATCCGTGCTCAAGAATTGAAGTTCTAAGCAAATCTATCCTCAGATCAGTGTTGCAGAAAGTCACTTTTGCTGTACTTACGCGTTTTGTATTGCATTGAAAAACGATTAGATGCGAATCTGAAGCTGGTAAGAGAGTGGAAAGCAGAGAAATGGCATGAAACGGCCTCATAATAATAAAGAGTGGAAAGCACTGGAAGTTGGAGCGAGGTTGCTGCGCTCCAACGTGGCTCGCCGCGACACAACCGCGGGAGCAAAATTTGCGCCCCTAGTGTATTTTGTTGGCGTGTAATTATTCGAGTTACTAAGCATAACAAGCTCGTGTCTTGTCCTTATTGGTGTTGTACTTCCGAACGCTACTTAGCTGCACTCAACTGTCACCATGTTCTTTAGTTGTGGGGTTCAGTGGCGCTCTAagttctggaagtaaataactaaatgaGTGGGAGCCCTAAGACATAAACATTTGCATTGGAGGATCTATGGCATGTaaactaaagctactaagagaaaaaagtaaaatagtgTCTAAGATAAGTTGCGCTACTCAGTGCCCCGCTCCCTCCTCTTCAACTGCATTTTCCCCAACAACTTCACTTAGTCTTGACACTTAATACGATTGGAGTTAGTGCACCCATAACTCCTCAGTTACACTACAAAACTTATTTGTGGCGGTCATTACCGTCGATTATAGGTACTGCTTAATAACTGCGTGTTAGGTGGTGCAACGAAAGAAAACACTGCATATTAGATATTCCCATCCATTTCGGATACCTCCTGAAATACCATGaccttaatttttatttctgttaaaTATGAGGTTATGAATGGTGTAGAACAATCTCAATAGTGAAGTCGACAAATATAGGTTCTTTACATTCGGCATGGATTCTTGTGGTATATGGTATATTTATGGATATTATGTTCTTGTCAAGGATTCCTAGTTTTAACCGTTTTCCGACAAGAATAGAAACATAAAATGTTCATTAACAAAGAAATACATGCCGCATGTAAGGAACATGTGTATTTCGATTCAACTATTCAGATTGTTCCTTCCACACTAAGCAAATGACAAGTTGCAGTACTAATAAAACATAATAAGTATCCGTAACCACAATTTATGACCTCTTGATAATGGCACACAAGATGGATCCGTGTGGAGAGTTCAGTGTTTGTATGTCAGTGAGAGAGTTTATATTTCATAACAGTCAAATATAGGGAAACAGACAACTTACTTTCTATTTCCCACTGCActgcgttaaaggcatcaccccacgagtctgaagtggtacggatttcaggtggagtattcgtatgtggtatcgtagattaaggagaggggggaggtgattccgtccatttcttgctatttggcataaaaacggcccggaagatgcggcctgCACACTActtgcgcgctccagtcgaactccttgtggaaaatagcgcgccgggacgctcgaagccgcatcttccgggctgtttttacggcaattaggaagaaatggacggaatcacccctctccttaatctacgatcccgtataagaatactccacctgaattccctaccacctcagcttcgtgggatgatgcctttaaactgtgTTTTGAGCGATTTCGCCCTTGCTATGAAAACTTACATTCTCCATGAACGTCCATCACCCAAAGCAGTGATTCGCAGAAGAGCATtaaaattagggaaaaaagaagttttgacTGGTTCCAGCGTTCGTGAAAAAAACCTACGAAAGCGAGAACCGAAAACCTTCTGCcttttatagttttcttcaCGGGGAGGAAATGAAACGGATTTTCAACATGATTGGAAAAAGGACTAAGGATGCTCACTTCCAACAAAAAgccgttaaaaaaatggaagagatcGAAAAAGGTGAGAAAATCCTGGCTCCCAAAGTtcctacagaagaaaaaaggtttcaaGAAGCGCAAGGAGATGAGAAGGTCAGAGAGGTGAGTAGGGCTTTGTCTTGCGGTTTTTTATGATCTCTATAGTATTTTGAATGAGAAGCTCTTGCTGGTGTTGCGTTTTATACATTTCAGTGTATTAACTATACAAGAAATCATTGAAGCATATGGTGTTCACTTTCTCTCTATCATTTAGGCTTTGAACAAGAAAGATGAAACTTTAATCAACAAcatgaacaaaatgaaaatcacCTCAACAGATCCAGTAGAACGATGGACTTCAGTCAAGTtagttctctttcttttatttctcttttcttccctttGTGCGTTACTCTAATGCTCGCTGTGCACCCTAGTACGGATTGTAGTACTGCGTTCAAAGCTCAGTGGCAGGTCCTTCCAAATAACAGTTCAATTTTCCTTGGAAAGGATATTCAATGGTCGAACAACTGTTCGcttatttgctttttcttctgagacCTCTTGTTAAGCAGTCCATTTCGTCATCTCTTCAGAATCATcatctctcttctcttcttctggatgggtgttttttttcataaacgtTAAATATTTAGCATATTCAAGAATGAATGGTGCAATTTGTGAACGTGGTAGCACTCGCACGATCCATTATAAGTGCTTGCAAGccaagaatttaaaaaaaaaccttgcagTTTCTTCTGTGTATGCGACAAAGAACATTGCAGTTTATTGGTTGTCTTTTTCTTAGGAGTTTGTAAGGCATGAATTGAAAACCCCTGCTGAGATTACGTAGTAGGTTTGAGCCAACTAAAAAGGAAATGTGATTGGAAGCCACTAATTTTTATAGCCTTCctatactttcttattttcgaaGAGTCTTAATTCCCACCCTGTCgagtttatgtgttttttgaaattaccaaATCGTCCCTTGCTTACTGTTCGTGTGACTTgtccctgcttattctcattctactcttttctccttgctggattttctattgtttatttgtattcattctttgcctcttactctgggcatGCCTGaggttaataaataaatgaataaataaataaaatgaggcAAACTTCAAAGTGAAAGTTGTTGTGGGTTAACATTGATAGCCCAGAACACTTTTGGAAGAGATAAAATGTATTATATCTTTCAGAAATCTACCAACACGTGAATCCGAATGGCTTCACAGAAATGATCCTGTTTGGGAGTACGGTTTCTACGAACCCGAAGAAAAGCGAATaccaaaaaataaacttatgTTTAGAGAAGCTTTAGAGGTTGTTCTAGCGTTCCCACTTCATTAGTCCATTCATTAGTCCTGGTTTCATATCTGACTTCTAGGTGTTACGAGCTAGACAAGAAGTTGAAGATGATGAACAAACTCCTGCTGCCGCTAAACGACGGTTTGTAGTAATGTGACTTTGTACCGTCTTCACACTTGGTCGTCTCAAGTTTTCTGGTTCTTATATGTTCACTattataaggataaagtgtcaggCCTTAGtcattccgcttgggatgcgccaccacgttcacttcaattcagaattgtttgaggtttacatacatgcaactggcctatacaatgactggcGGGGGCTatccaatgtgtcaagtcagtgttttcatcctcccagacaattctaGCACCAAgatatcgatcccggaggaatgaaaggtttggtcagcgctagggcggattcgaacctccgattgatcgtgcagacagcggaacctcttaccgactgcgctacacctgtccgcataatagtaataataaataatatagtagtaatagtaataattgtagagggcgggtgtggcgcggtcggtaagaggttccgctgtctgcactatcgatcggaggttcgaacccgccctggtgctcaccaagcctttcatccctccggggtcggtaaattggtaacatacttgtctggaaggttgaaaacactgatttgacacatcggcttgcTGACGCACGTCAATgtttaggccagttacacgttcgtgaacctcaaacgactccgaattgaagtgaacgtggtggcgcatcccaagcggattgaataACGCCATAGCCTTTGAGACTTTAGactttattatattatgttcactattatattattcgtttttattttctgtttatttcctCCGTTTAGAGAGCAAGCGCGTGCTATTTATGATGAACACAAAGCTGTCGCACGAGTGGATAAGGAAATGCTTGAAGATATGTGGGAGTACTTCCGTCCTTTCGTAAGGAAAGACAAGCAGAAGGTGGGCTCCATAGTTTGGTGCTTTTCTCATTATGGGAATAATTATTCACCCTATATCTTTATCTTTGCTTcttaaatatttcaacaagATATTCAAGTTGATTTCAGGTACTGCATTAGGAACACCAAACTCTTTGGTTACATTTAGATAAATTCTAGGTTGTATCAAAGTTTGAGCTCCAACAACTCCAAGCACATCTGCAAGGTATGTCTGACGAAACGAGTCTGCTCGAAGGAACTAGAGATGGTTTCCGAAAACTTTTTGAACGGAATAAGGATGCGCTTAAACAGTATGACAAGGTAAGAAGTTTTTGTGTTACTTAATACACATGTTTCATAACTAGTACTTTGTTGCCAAATCACTAGTTATGTCACAACTAGAGAAAGCGTAAGTTATTTGTTACctaatttaatgttttttacTGTGCAGCTAGATGAAGCTGAAAGGAAGCAATTACAAGAAGCAATTTCGGAACAAAGAAGAGCTGAAAGAGATCGGCTAAGTTCTCGGTTAAAGGACATTGAATACGTGagtattttctttaaaggattcaaagtttcaatttttcaaattattgacACAAGTCGATTagaggcagcacaccacgaatctgaattttccacaacgatttcagttgcaacgcgcagCCCtagtacacgcgccgcatccagctccGCAGCGGTCGAGAGCCAGTGGCTTCTCCtagactgcctattcaagtgtaactaatgaataggttgctgaagggaccagaacgtatagaTAGAGAATTGTTCTAGTGTTCCTTGTAGGAACtagagcggttcccacgccgtttttaggaTAATGAGGGAGGGGTGAGCAGAACCGCCCTTGATTCCGCAATCTATagtgggtcaaaacgacaaggaGCACGGActgttgcataagcggctgcgctcgaagcggtggggtggagacagcggttggaatcgaggtgggaccatggcgaactgcagaacTGAGTGGCAGTAGCGAGGATCCGTACaagatcccaaccgctatgcTGTACCGTCTACGCAACTGTCTgctcttcatgtcgttttgacccaactatacaacCTCACCTAGCTTTCCCCGCGGATTCTCTCGCCACATCAGATTCCTGGAATGCTGTCTTTGAAAGACATCCGgcaaaaaaatcctacaaaGGTTTTTGAACATCTACTCTAGATCAAATCAGCCTGAACAAAGAACTTTCgctacaacgagtttgataAAGAATATCACGACTTAGATTCTTTTTGCAAACACTTCTCCCATGTTTTGTTGCTGGTGTCCAGCCAacattcgttttctttcatgAAAAGGTGGTTTTCGTTAGATATCGACCAGTGCTTTAGATTATCTCACATGTTTTAGACATTGACTACGTCAATTATTTCACACATGgttcggtcaaaacgacacgaagcgcAAGCGTGGACAGCtgcataagcggttgcgttcgaagcggtgcggtggagcatagtgGCTGGAATCGTGTGAGGATCCTTGCTACccccacccatctctgcagttcaccatggtcccacctcgattctaatcGCTGTCTTCACTGCAgtgcttcgagcacagccgcaaACGCAActatccgtgcttcatgtcgttttgacccgactattaTAGTAATCACTTCATTTGCGATTTCTCCCTCTTTAATATCGTAGCATTCATTTCTAGGTGGAAGAACAAACTAAACAGACAGTGGCAGAAGCGAGGAAAAAGGCTGATGAATCGAAGGAAGACAAGTGATGGACCTCGCATTTGGACTGAGTAGGTTGAAAACTTCAGATAGTTCGTAGTTTCATAGGTAGTTCAGTATTTCAGGATGTTATAATATTGTTATAAGCTGTTTtaattttgggattttacATTCTTTAAAGTCATGTTTGTTTACCAGAAGTTAATGGATACTTTctgattttgttcatgttttcatATGCACACGGGTATTACTTGTTTAGTTGTAATAAATCTAAAATGAGGCGTATTCTTGAGCGTTATGTGCTGTGGTGTGCAGCAGCAGTGGTTTTAGCCATATGAGAGAAACACTGATAAGTGTGTCCTACCTTTTAATGTGTATAGTCTCAGCATTCATAATAAAATTTGGATCTTCCTCCTTACAGTGTTAGCCTCGAAAGGTGAAGAGAATTGGAAAAGGATCTCATATAGAGAGCCTTGCTGTATTCTCTCGAATATTCGTAGTTTTTACTCACTGACAGATTCCAGCATATTCAAGGAGGGTTCGTTTTTTCGGGCTACAATGAGAGTGGCTGTAGGGATGTCAGGAGGAGTAGACAGTGCAGTAGCAGCCTGGTTATTGAAGAAGAGAGGATTCAACGTCACTGGCGTTTACATGGTCCGATTTTCGATTTTGTAATTGCGAGATCTAGGATTTATTTCGAGTTTAACATCAAGAAATGGCGAGACAGCATCTGATGGTGATTGAAATTACTCTCCTAGATAAACTGGGATCATGTTGAAGAGGGAAGTGTCACATGTCCACGTACAAAGGATGAAGCTGATGCGCGACGAGTCTGTGAAAAGTTGGATATCCCATTTGCTACAGTGAATTTTGTCAAAGAATACTGGAATGAGGTATTTATGTGAGTAATTCTGTTTGAAACATAGAAGTTAAGACGGAAAACAATTTCGTTTCTTTACTTTACTCTTCTATGAttcgaatttcaaatttcgtcCAAAATAACACAATCTCAATGTACCTCAGAAAAATGGTGGACAACTATCGTCGCGGACGAACAGTAGTGCCAGATATCGCGTGTAACAGCCGTATCAAATTTGAACATCTTCATCATTATGTGATCGAAAATCTTGGTGCGGATTTTATTGCAACTGGTCATTATGCTAGCACGTCGTTGGgtgattttcaagaaaaacgagaaactGGATCAGGTTAGCGATTTCACAGCTGGCCGATCATTGTTGGAGCCAGTGTCACactgtttttgaaagattggCAAGAAGAATGGTTCTTATATGAGAATTCTAAACTACTAGTCGAGtcaaaaagtaatttttttggaaaggagGTCACTGCCTTGATAGTTCAGGGGGTGTATTCGTTACAAGGATGCTTCGGCAATCGTTACCGAAGCATGCAAACAAGAACAATCGCGAGCTTTATCCTGATGGCGTAGGTGCAACATATATCTTAAATTTCCGACTTGGCAGTGTTTTCCGCCGTTTGTAGTGCCGTTAGAACCGCTAAAAATCATCATTAAACTAATTAAACaccaataaaaatagtaatgtcATACGTATTTTCGGCAGGCAGTAGATGTTTTCAGGCATTCGATTGTTGTGTGGAACAGATCCACTTAAGGATCAAACTTACTTCTTATGCACGTTACGTCAAGAACAACTGAGAAGAGCTATGTTTCCTATTGGTTCACTaacgaaaacaaaagttcGACAGATAGCACGACAGCAAGGCTTAGACGAAGTTGCCGACAAAGCTGAGGTAAGGaactcctatttttttttaattttaatttttaatcgcAGTAAAGAATGCCTTTACGTATTTTAGAGTATGGGTATCTGCTTTGTAGGTAAAAGGAAGGATTTTGAAGGCTTCATAGATCAAGTAGGCGCCGTTATGTATTATCAACACATTTGTTTAGCATACAACAACTAAATAAACTTCAGTTTCATTGTCTCCTTCGTTTACAGTATATCGAGCCTAGGACCGGCAAAATTTTAACCGTGGATGGTAAATATATCGGCCAACACGAAGGCGTACATCATTTTACGCTAGGAAAACGAATAGCGATACAGGGATGTCATCTTGGGTACTTTGTTGCTAAAATTAATGCTGCTAGCAACATTGTTTATGCGGTtagctcttctcttttttatatgTTGTTTTAATCGCAATCGAAAGAGCGGATAGATCAGCTGTGTCATCATGTCTTTATCTGAAGCATTTCCAGTGCGAAGGCTCCTACCATCCTTGTCTGTATGCGACAGATTTCTGTGTGCAGGAACCGCAATGGATCGAAAGGAATCCTTTGTTAGGTAAAATAATGATGACAATCGCATTTTAAATTAGAATACTGCTTGAACCAAAGAACGAAACAAGCTGATTCAGGAAGACATTAAATCTAATGTTGAGATAATTCTTGGTAATCTCACTTTTGGTCTAACCGACAGATCTCGTAAGAAGTCTCATCGTTTGAATTTACGTTACTATCAAATTCTCGAACAAAGTCATTCCTACGTAATGACTTATTTCATGTGTTCCTTATTCGTACCCGCTGCGAAGTGCACTAATAGAGAAGTAATTCGTTGCAGGCGTTGACGAAGCAGTACTTGAATGCCGAATTCAACGTGGCCATCCACCAGTGACTTGCCTGCTGAGACGGATAAATCGAGATCATTTATCTGTACGACCAGCAATTCCGCTTCGAGCTGTCGCTGATGGACAGGTCTGAAATTCTACAGTTTCAGCAATTTTAATTCAAACGTCTTCATTCATAACTGAAACTGCGCCGTTCCACGTCCGGTACTGCACACTAACTGTGGGTGTTACTCTCAAAAGTTTCATTGGCGAAATTGCTGTTTGTTCCAGACATGTGTGTTCTACAGTAATAAGGAATGCCTTGGAGGAAGCGAAGTACAGTGGGTCACCTCAACATTACAGTACAGCTGATGGTGAGAGTCTGTGCACGTATTGCATAAAGTTGTCTGTTCTTATTGTAGatagtttcgttttttttcaaatgtgaaggaaataaaaattattgtaattaaTTGTTACCTTATTACTCGCAATTATTGTACTGTTGTAAGATTGGTACCAAACACAATATTCGAAGACTGTCTTCCCGACCTTTGCCAGCAGTTTTGGTCTTCGCTGCGAGTAGATCAGCGAGTAATAAGGAATATGATAGGCCCAGATGTGAAATTAGGAATTGTCGTGCACTTACATATGCAATGGGGCggttgtggcgcagtcggttagaggtccattgtagccacacggtcatccaaaccaagcctttgatcccacgggttcgataaattggtaaccgaagataaaaacactgactttatcatcggctggcccccgcaattCACTGTATAGGCTAATACGTGTTCAACCTcaatgattacgaattgcagtagcGCATtcgcgcatcccaagtggattgatacggcAGTGACTTTGACTTTTGACAATCAATTCGTCTGCGGTGGTTGAAATGCTTCGGTATCGATTAGAAACAAACCCATTATTCAAGATTTTCTATTTGACCACAACACACTTGTGGACTTTTTATCGCATTaattcattctcattttttattattcacttTTCATTCTAATCTAAACA
Coding sequences within it:
- a CDS encoding hypothetical protein (NECATOR_CHRIV.G15248.T1); translation: MAEHSNHIRHVLLYEFESGQPVAEAHLNLSQVFGTEAPSERSVRALFQRFRAGNKKVEDENRSGRPTAISFGELKNLAEQHPYEDVQYFAASLSCSLSIVSNGLRSL
- a CDS encoding hypothetical protein (NECATOR_CHRIV.G15249.T1), coding for MMVLYVNHTHKRAWCAADEMPDLFVKGEIHEKKVILSVWWGVHGTYRFELLPRSTAPNCKDWLTRSARSTRSSTTFACCTITRVLTSRRRLPRKFWSSDGKFYAPHCPDLAPSDNHLFRSLQHHLEEKRYDDRDHLENDLRSFFASKSPDFHAKGIRDFLRRWQKLFDVDGDYFVE
- a CDS encoding hypothetical protein (NECATOR_CHRIV.G15250.T1); translated protein: MKRIFNMIGKRTKDAHFQQKAVKKMEEIEKGEKILAPKVPTEEKRFQEAQGDEKVREALNKKDETLINNMNKMKITSTDPVERWTSVKNLPTRESEWLHRNDPVWEYGFYEPEEKRIPKNKLMFREALEVLRARQEVEDDEQTPAAAKRREQARAIYDEHKAVARVDKEMLEDMWEYFRPFVRKDKQKVVSKFELQQLQAHLQGMSDETSLLEGTRDGFRKLFERNKDALKQYDKLDEAERKQLQEAISEQRRAERDRLSSRLKDIEYVEEQTKQTVAEARKKADESKEDK
- a CDS encoding hypothetical protein (NECATOR_CHRIV.G15250.T2) produces the protein MIGKRTKDAHFQQKAVKKMEEIEKGEKILAPKVPTEEKRFQEAQGDEKVREALNKKDETLINNMNKMKITSTDPVERWTSVKNLPTRESEWLHRNDPVWEEALEVLRARQEVEDDEQTPAAAKRREQARAIYDEHKAVARVDKEMLEDMWEYFRPFVRKDKQKVVSKFELQQLQAHLQGMSDETSLLEGTRDGFRKLFERNKDALKQYDKLDEAERKQLQEAISEQRRAERDRLSSRLKDIEYVEEQTKQTVAEARKKADESKEDK
- a CDS encoding hypothetical protein (NECATOR_CHRIV.G15251.T1); this encodes MRVAVGMSGGVDSAVAAWLLKKRGFNVTGVYMINWDHVEEGSVTCPRTKDEADARRVCEKLDIPFATVNFVKEYWNEVFIKMVDNYRRGRTVVPDIACNSRIKFEHLHHYVIENLGADFIATGHYASTSLGDFQEKRETGSGIRLLCGTDPLKDQTYFLCTLRQEQLRRAMFPIGSLTKTKVRQIARQQGLDEVADKAESMGICFVGKRKDFEGFIDQYIEPRTGKILTVDGKYIGQHEGVHHFTLGKRIAIQGCHLGYFVAKINAASNIVYACEGSYHPCLYATDFCVQEPQWIERNPLLGVDEAVLECRIQRGHPPVTCLLRRINRDHLSVRPAIPLRAVADGQTCVFYSNKECLGGSEVQWVTSTLQYS